One stretch of Mastomys coucha isolate ucsf_1 unplaced genomic scaffold, UCSF_Mcou_1 pScaffold12, whole genome shotgun sequence DNA includes these proteins:
- the Mis18a gene encoding protein Mis18-alpha has translation MAGSCSLGKSSTACARNGMGKRSESSLLDKRLSEDSSRYRQLQKWASMSSVDRSEPEPEWREEKTDAAENPLVFLCTRCRRPLGDSLTWVANQDDTNCILLRSVSSNVSVDKEQKLSKYKDEDGCILEALHCTGCSLSLGHVYRCTPRNLDYKRDLFCLSVEAIESYTLGSSQKQIVSEDKELFNLESRVEIEKSIKQMEDVLTALQTKLWEVESKLSLAGQYS, from the exons ATGGCTGGTTCCTGTTCTCTGGGAAAGTCTTCTACGGCATGTGCGCGTAACGGCATGGGCAAGCGGAGCGAGTCCTCGCTGCTGGATAAGCGGCTGTCGGAAGACTCGAGCCGCTATCGGCAGCTGCAGAAGTGGGCGAGTATGTCGAGCGTAGACAGGTCGGAGCCAGAGCCGGAATGGCGGGAGGAGAAGACGGACGCGGCGGAGAACCCGCTGGTGTTCCTGTGTACACGCTGTCGCCGGCCGCTGGGCGACTCGCTCACCTGGGTGGCCAACCAGGACGACACCAACTGCATCCTGTTGCGCA GCGTCTCCTCTAACGTCTCTGTGGATAAGGAACAGAAGCTGTCCAAGTACAAAGATGAGGATGGTTG CATCCTTGAGGCGCTGCACTGTACGGGCTGCTCCCTCAGCCTTGGCCATGTGTACAGATGCACTCCCAGGAACCTGGATTACAAGAGGGACTTGTTCTGCCTCAGCGTTGAAGCCATTGAAAG TTATACTTTAGGGTCCTCCCAAAAGCAAATCGTGTCAGAAGACAAGGAGCTTTTCAATCTTGAAAGCAGAGTTGAAATAGAGAAGTCTATAAAGCag ATGGAAGATGTTCTGACAGCCCTGCAAACGAAGCTATGGGAGGTTGAATCGAAACTGTCCTTGGCCGGCCAATACAGCTGA